The genomic window CCGGATCGTGGCACAGCACCCGGCACTGCGCCGCGCCCTCGCCGACGACCCCCGCCTGCGTGTTCTGCTCGCCTCCCCGGACTCGGCCGCGGAGCAGCCCGGCCTGGGACGTGACTTCACCCGGGGACTGGGTCTGGACCCGGCGCGGAACCAGGTCCTCGGCCTGCCCGGGCCGGTCGTCTGGAAAGAGAACGGCCACCTGGACGACGATCCCGGCCTGGCGCCGGTCCCGGTCGACGGCAGCACGGCCGTTCCCACGCCACCCCGGCCCGTCACTCCACCGGTCACTCCGCCGGGCCCGGTCCCCGCGCCGTCCTCCGCGGCCTCGCAGGCCTCACCAGAAGCTTCGCCGGCCTCGTCGGGCGAGATCCTCGCGCCGGTCGAGCTGCGCGACTCCACCGGCCGTGTCTTCGGTGTGAGTTACGCCGAGAGCCGGACCAGCCGGGACCAGGTCGTGGCCTGGGCCGGCAGCCGGCCGGTGGAGGATCTCGGCAAGGTCGAGATCTACGACGCCGCGGCCGGCGACGGCACCCCGTCCCGGCACACGGCCGGCTGGGCGCCGGGCAAGGGCCGCCGGCCGTTCGTCGTCCACTTCGACCAGTCCGACGGTGTCGAGGCGTACGTGCCCACCGAAGGCGGCGGCAGCCGGGCGCTCCGGGCCCGGGACATCATCAAGCTGGTCAACGGCACCGGCCTGCTCGACGTCCGGGGCGCCGGCCCGAACACCTCTCTGGTGCTGCTCTCCGCCTTCCCCGGCTCGCACACCGCACCGGGCAACCTCGGCTACGACCTGATGGCGGCGGCCCAGCGGATCTACGACTACCGGGGTGACCTGTACGCCCCGCAGACCGCCCCGTCGTTCGCCGGCGGCAAGCTCGCGCTGGACTTCGGCGGCGACTTCGCCCATTTCTTCCCGGCACCGGCTGGTCTGGCCCCGGAGTCCCCACTGGTCTCCGACGACGACATCGAGTACATCTCGGCGGATCCCGAGCCCGAGGCCACACCGGAGGTGGACAGCGAGGCGGATCTCCGGGGGAGTCTGGAGATGCTCGACGAGGAGACCGCGTACGACCCGCCGTTGTACACCCCGTCGGACTTCCAGGATCCGTTGCAGGGTAAGCCCCCGACGCCGCCGTCCTCCACGATGATCGAGGCCCGACCGGTCCTCGACCCGCTCGGTGAGGTCTTCGGCATCTCGCTGCTCACCCGTAGCGAAGATCGGGACAAGGTACGCCAGTTCGCCGCCGACACCAGCTACTACGCGCTCGACATGGTGCACTCGACCAAGGACGGCAAGGCGAAGGCCCGGCCTGCGCCGTGGGCCCGGGATTCGAAGCGCGAGGGTGGCCGCCCGTTCTTCGTCTACCTCCGGAACGCGTACCAGAGCCAGGAGATCGAGATCCCCCGCCGGGACGGCACCACCGATCGGATCGACCCGAAGGATCTGGCCCGCGAGCTGGAGAAGAATCCCGACTGGCGAAAGATGGACTCGGGGCCGTTCAACCGGCCGATCGTGCTGGTGATCGTCGGCGCCCTGGGCGCACCGGACCCGAAGCAGGTCGCTGCGGACGTGCTGACCGGCATGATCGCTACCAGCGGTTACCGCAAGGTCTACTACCCGACCGGGCAGGTGTACCTGCCGAAGAACAAGACGGCCAGCTACCTCTTCCTGGACTCCGGCGACTACGAGATGGTCCGCGGACCCGGAGCCGCCGACCTGACCGTCGAGGTGCTGCCCGGCGGGCGCGGTGTCGTGCTGCCGTTGCCCGGTGACGCCGCCGACGTGGCGCCGGCTGTCCGCTCCGCCTCGGCCACGTCACCCGACGGCGCCTTCCTGGTCGGTGTGGCCGGTGACGGCCACCGGATCTGGGCGGCCACCGGGAACGCCGGCCGCCGCGTCGAGATCGACGGCGACGTGTTCGGCAAGACCATCGCCGAGCACCCGGCCGTCCGGTCCGCCCTCACGCAGAAGCCGGCCGGTGGGATCAAGCTCGCCTCGCCGCTGGCCGGCGCCCGCAACGAGTCCGGTTCCACCGGCTACGACTTCGCCACCGCCCTGGGCGTGGACAGCTCCGACGTCCGGATCACCGCGACCGTCGGTGTCCTGCCGGTCGCCGGGCCCTCGCAGCGGATGGCCGAGATCCGGTTCGAGGAGGCCCGGGCTCTGCCCCTGGTCAGCAAGCAGTCCTACACCGGACCGGTCGGCGCGTTCTTCCCGACACCCGACGAATACCACTACATCCTGCCGACCAACGCGGACACCAAGTGGCTGGAGGAGGTGAGTAGCTGGTCCATGGAGCACTGGGCGGACCCGTACGGCTTCGCCTCCAGCGAGAAGACGCCGTGGGGCGGCGCCCTGCCCGCCGTGATCCGCCTCGGCTCGGCCGACAACCAGACCATCTCGCTACGGGACGAGAACAACTCGGAACGCAAGATCACGCTCGCGCCCACCGATGTGGGCCGGCTGGCACTGGCGTCCAAGGCTTTCCTCGACGCGGCCGCTGAGGACAACGGCCACCTGATCACCAGCGCGTCCGCAACCGGCGCGAATCTCCGCGAGATCCTGGTCCTCCTCCCGGCCGGATTCTCCGAGGACAGCGCCGGCCTGGTCGCCGACAGCGTGCGCGACGACCTGCGACGGCATGGCTTCTACCGGACGATCCACACCGCGATCGGCGCGAACATGACCGAACGCGGCCGGCTGACCACGCCGAGCTGGATCCGCACCGACCAACCCACGCCGCTGAACCCGCGCGACGTCGAGATGCGCCCGCTGTACTACGCCGACCGGCAGCTCGCCGGGGTATCCCTGCCCGCGAAGGATACCGACCCCGGCCTCGACCGGCAGTTCGTCTACAACTCCGTCCAGGGCGGCCCGCTGAAATACACGAGCCACATCGGCGAGAGCTCCACCGGGGCACCCGATTACGACTTGCGCCGCAAGGACGAGAAGTGGGACGCGCTCATCCTGACGCACGGCATGAAGGCCGCGTTCTGGATCCAGATGCGCAACGGCCGCAACCCCGACCGGTTCGGCGTGAACGGTGACGTCCTCACCGACCTGCTGAACAACGGCCGGTACCTGGCCAGGTTCACACCGGACAAGTTCCGCGGCTACCTCGGCGTGGTCTGCCACATCGGTAACGAACCCTGGCCGGACGGCCCGGCCTCGGCGTTCGGGCGTCGCCTGCACGAGCTGGGTGACAAGCGCGGCATCACCGCCGGCAGCAACACGGTCTCGATGGGCTTCGTGCACGGCACGCTGGGCGTCGACCACAGCGGCGTCTACACCGCGTTCCCCCCGGCTGGCACCGTCGTGCCCACCGACCCGGCCGGGCCGGGCATCCTGCCGGTGCTCGCGCCCACTCCGGTCACCGGTCCGCGGCCCGACAACCAGAACGCGACCCGGCCGGACCCGGCGCCCGAACTGCCGGCCGTCCGCTGGCGCGACGGCCTCAAGCTCGCCGACCTGCGGGTCAAGGAGTATGTCGACGCCGGCGGCCGAGTGAACGCCTTCGGCTTCCCGATCGGCGACGACATGGCACAGCGTTTCCGGCTCATCTCCCGAGGCGCCGCGGCACCGTCCTACCAGTCCTATCCCGGCGGTCTCGGCGCCGGACAGCCCCGAACGCTCCAGGTGCCGTGGGCCGGCCAGCAACCGCACTTCTCCCTGTTCGTGCCGCCCACCCGGGCCGGTCAGGGCATCCGGGTGATGCACCGCGAGGACGGCGTCATCGAGATCCCCCGCGCGCAACTCGGCCACCTCATGGTCAAGGGCGGGCTGTTCACGATGCCCGGCGTCAACGAGTACACGCCGTTTGTGCTCTGGACCTCCCAGGCCGGCGCCGACCTCGACGCCGGGCCGGTACAGGAGATCGGCGACGCCCTCCGCGCGGCGGGACACAAGGGCCAGGTGTTCGGTCCGTCGACCGCGCTCAAGCTCAGCGAGACCGGTGCGGCGCTCAGCGACAACGGCCGGATCCGCGCGTACGGGGACGCGCCCGGCGACGACGCGATCCAGGGACCGGAGGCGGTCATGATGCCCTCGGTCGAGGCGGACGACACCACCACGGAGCAGGACTACCCGTGGCGCGACGACGCCGCCTACCGCCCCACCCCGGACCCGTCCCCGGAAACCTCACCCGAGCCGACCCCGGTGGCGACGCCGGAGCAGTCCGACGCCGAGGACGACAGCGAAAGCGAAAGCGAGCCCGAACCCCAACCGGTGGCTCAGCCAGCGGCCCAGCCGCCGGTCCCGCCCGTCTACCAGGACGAACCCCCGGCTCAATCGATCAACTACAACCCGCCGCCGCAGCCCGACGCCGACGAAACCGACACCGACGACGAGTCGTCCGACAGCGAGCCCGACAGCGACGACAGCGACGACGAAACCGACGAGCCCGCGGCCCAACCGGTCCATCAGGACGAACCCCCCGCCCAGTCGATCAACTACAACCCGCTGCCCCAGCCCGCCGCCGAGGAGACCGACGACAGCGACGGCAGCGACGGCAGCGACGGCAGCGACGGCAGCGACGACGAGTCGTCCGACAGCGACAGCGACGAGGAAAACGACGACGAGCCCGAAACCCACCCGGCAGCTCAGCCCGCGATCCCACCGTCGGCCCAGCCGCCGGTCCCGCCCGTCTACCAGGACGAACCCCCGGCTCAATCGATCAACTACAACCCGCCGCCGCAGGCCGCCGAGCCGGTGGACACCGCCGCCGAAGACGAGATCATCGTCGTCGAGGAGGAAAGCGACAGCGAGCAGGAGAGCGACAACGAGCCAGAGTCTGAACAACAGCCCGAAACGCCGGCGTACGAGGCCGTCACGCTGACCGATCGGAACGGCCGCACCTTCGGCTTCGGTATGCCGTACGGCTCGCGCACCACCGCGCAGATCGAGACCGAGATTCCGCAGATCAACAGCGGACGGCACCAGAAGTACGCCCGGATCGACCGGCACGGCCAGATGGACGGCACCAGGGTCACCCCGTGGGGTGGCCGGGACATGGCGAAGCCGTTCTGGGTCGACACCCGCAACCTGCTCCGGGACAGCGATCCCGATCTGGACGTGGTCGCCAACGCGGCGAGCGGTACCAAGGTGGCCGACATCCTGATCGACACCGTCCCGCAGTTGGCCGGAAGTGATCAGCGCAAGCCGATGGTTCTGCTGGTCGGGGACATGGGTCACCGGGATGACGAACCCACCGCTCCGGCCCGGCGGTTCATCCGGCGCCTGCGGGAACTCGGTTATCTCGGAACGGTCTACGGCCCGACCGGTGGCCTGCGGTTCAAGCCGGATTCCCGGTACCCGGAGAACTGGCTGCGCGTCCAGGACGGCAAGTTCGTGCGTCTGTCCAAGGAGCCGGCGCCGCCGCGTGGGTCAGGAAGGTAGGGAAGCGTGAAGGACGGGCAAGGCCGGGCCGCGAGCGAGCGGTCCGGCGTCGCTGATGTGATCGAATACTTTCCGACGTGTCCGGGCCGGAGGTGAGGGGAACGATGGCCGATCTCGACGGCGAGTTCTCCGCCACGCCCGATCCGCCCGGTCCCGCGCTGCTGGATCTCACGCGGGCGCGGAGCATCGCGCGCTCGCCATGCTGCTGGCGCGCGCCGGAGAAGGAGAATCATGGCTGACCGGCCGGACGAGACGTATTTCCTGCTGATGGACCCGGAATGGCAGCGCCGGGAGGGCGACGAGACACCGCCGATGCGGTCCGTGGTCGGTCTGTGGCCGATCGCCGCGGACGGCTCGATGGGCCGGTTCCGCAGCAACCCGGAATACGTGCCGCTGCGCCCGGAGTCGCCGACCGACCCGATCGACGCGCTGCTGCGCCTGGCGATGCGCGGCGACGCCCGGATGGAACAGGTGCAGTTGGTCCTGCGGGACACCCTGCTCGACCTGGCGATGAACGGCGACGGCCGCCCGCTGATCGTCCGTTCCCCCGACGACGTGCCGTGTGTCGTCGTCGCCACCTCGGGACTGCATCAGGCTCGCACGTTCGCCCCGGAGTGGCACCGGATCGAGCTGGAGACGCTTGTCGAGCGGCTCGCCGACGGCATCGACGTCATGATCAATCCGAACGGCCCGGCCGCGGTCCGCCTCACCGGCGACTTCCTGCGGCACACCGCGCGCCTCAGCGACGAGGAGGTCACCGAGTTGCACGCGGCGTTCCGCGACGAGGAGGGCGTGGCCGTCGTCCCGTGGGAGATGGGCGCACGATGACCACCGAGAACTACTTCCTGCTGATGGATCCGGACTGGGCGCCGGCTGAGGCGGAGACGGTCCCGGACTTCGACGCGGTGATCGGGGTGTGGCCGCTGGCCGGGGACGGCTCCGTCGGGTCGTTCCTCGGTAACCCGGACTATCGGCCGCGCGACCTGAACGCGGTCGCCGACCCGCTCGACGCGATGTTCCGGCTGGCCGGCCGGGCCGAGGTGCGGGCCGAGCAGATCCAGTTGATCCTGCGGGACTCGCTCTTCGAGGTGGCGCTCAACGGCGACGGCCGCCCGCTGATCATGCGGTCGCCGGACGACGTCCCGTGCGTGGTGATCGCCACCAGCGGCCCCCGTAGGGAGCAGGCGACCGCGCCGCAGTGGCGGCGGATCGATCTCACCGAGCTGGTGTCACTGCTGCCGGACCGGGTGGACG from Actinoplanes derwentensis includes these protein-coding regions:
- a CDS encoding type VII secretion system-associated protein; translated protein: MTTENYFLLMDPDWAPAEAETVPDFDAVIGVWPLAGDGSVGSFLGNPDYRPRDLNAVADPLDAMFRLAGRAEVRAEQIQLILRDSLFEVALNGDGRPLIMRSPDDVPCVVIATSGPRREQATAPQWRRIDLTELVSLLPDRVDVLFNPGSPVPFRLIGDFIRESLLMSDEQIVEAYEVIRESLGDRRLEVVPWQL
- a CDS encoding type VII secretion system-associated protein: MADRPDETYFLLMDPEWQRREGDETPPMRSVVGLWPIAADGSMGRFRSNPEYVPLRPESPTDPIDALLRLAMRGDARMEQVQLVLRDTLLDLAMNGDGRPLIVRSPDDVPCVVVATSGLHQARTFAPEWHRIELETLVERLADGIDVMINPNGPAAVRLTGDFLRHTARLSDEEVTELHAAFRDEEGVAVVPWEMGAR